A genomic region of Gammaproteobacteria bacterium contains the following coding sequences:
- a CDS encoding putative porin: MKNKILLASILAVLSQQGYASDTAAELELLKQQVKLLTEKIEQLEAKTAENTLPKPEAPEVAKVEKKDSKSSWADRVKFSADIRDRYEYIDQKGREIRQRNRIRLRANMNMQVNDNLDFTLGMASGGDDPVSTNQSLDGGFSTKDLRLDLAYFNYKFSDSLKLSGGKMKNPFYIPGKNPILWDSDLNPEGFALNYTEGLVNATLVGMAVEERSSTDDTLMFGGQLVFSHDLSDSVDFNAGVGYYDYQNIKGETPLYDGNAKGNTLDANGRLANDFNTAELFAELKTKISGLPFSVYGNYYKNTAADDLDTAYTLGFKLGKVSDAGSWDMGLAYLDTEADALIGTFNDSDFAGGNTDSRGYLLKAGYGLMKNISLGLTYIDSEIGQSKPTQTDYDRLQLDFIAKFK, encoded by the coding sequence ATGAAAAATAAAATATTACTTGCCTCAATTTTGGCTGTTTTAAGTCAACAAGGCTATGCCAGCGATACTGCCGCTGAACTCGAATTGTTAAAGCAACAAGTTAAATTATTGACAGAAAAAATCGAACAACTGGAAGCAAAAACAGCTGAAAATACACTTCCAAAACCCGAAGCACCGGAAGTTGCGAAAGTTGAAAAGAAAGATAGCAAATCATCGTGGGCTGACAGAGTCAAATTCAGTGCCGATATTAGAGACAGATACGAGTATATCGATCAAAAAGGTCGGGAAATCCGTCAAAGAAATCGTATCAGACTGAGAGCTAACATGAATATGCAAGTCAATGATAACCTTGACTTTACATTGGGAATGGCAAGTGGTGGCGATGATCCGGTTTCAACCAATCAGTCATTGGATGGAGGGTTCTCCACTAAGGATTTACGTCTGGATTTAGCTTATTTCAATTATAAATTCTCTGATAGCCTGAAATTATCAGGTGGTAAGATGAAAAATCCATTCTATATCCCAGGAAAAAATCCAATCCTTTGGGATAGCGACTTGAATCCTGAAGGTTTCGCTTTAAATTACACTGAAGGTTTAGTGAACGCAACATTGGTTGGAATGGCTGTTGAAGAAAGAAGTTCAACAGATGACACGTTAATGTTTGGCGGGCAATTGGTTTTCTCACATGATTTATCAGACTCAGTTGACTTCAATGCCGGTGTTGGATACTACGATTATCAAAATATTAAAGGCGAAACTCCGCTATATGACGGCAATGCCAAAGGCAACACTCTGGATGCAAATGGTCGATTAGCGAATGATTTCAATACAGCTGAATTATTTGCTGAGTTGAAAACCAAGATTTCCGGATTACCATTCTCCGTTTATGGAAATTACTACAAAAATACCGCAGCTGATGATTTAGATACTGCCTACACTTTAGGTTTTAAACTCGGTAAAGTTAGCGATGCCGGTTCATGGGATATGGGACTTGCCTACTTAGATACTGAAGCGGATGCTTTAATTGGCACTTTTAACGATTCCGACTTTGCTGGCGGTAACACTGATTCACGCGGTTATCTGCTAAAAGCCGGTTATGGTCTGATGAAAAATATTTCTTTAGGACTGACATACATCGACTCTGAAATCGGACAAAGCAAACCAACACAAACGGATTACGACCGTTTGCAACTGGACTTCATTGCGAAATTTAAGTAA